A region from the uncultured Sunxiuqinia sp. genome encodes:
- the raiA gene encoding ribosome-associated translation inhibitor RaiA, which produces MNINLNAVHFTPDQKLVSFANKKLNKLDTFFEGIISAELILKVTKPEAVDNKMAEIKLSIPSNGYLFAKKEAATFEEAIDLAADAIRKQLTKFKEKKKEK; this is translated from the coding sequence ATGAACATTAATTTGAATGCAGTTCATTTTACACCAGATCAGAAATTAGTCAGTTTTGCGAATAAAAAGCTAAATAAACTAGATACCTTTTTTGAGGGAATTATATCCGCAGAATTAATTTTAAAGGTGACCAAGCCTGAGGCAGTCGATAACAAGATGGCAGAAATCAAGCTTTCGATACCTTCTAATGGATATTTGTTTGCAAAAAAAGAAGCGGCAACTTTTGAAGAAGCTATTGATTTAGCTGCTGATGCCATTCGTAAGCAGCTTACTAAATTCAAAGAAAAGAAGAAGGAAAAATAA
- a CDS encoding tyrosine-type recombinase/integrase — MSNRESFLKYLKFEKRCSKNTVVAYEKDLDQFEEFVFSTVGDFDVKTVDTRLIRSWVVYQMSQGLTAKTVTRKVTSLKAFYKYLLRQEIIPVSPVDGVITPRVPKKLPIFVDENSLHHLLDDGYFSRDFEGVRDKLILSLFYGTGIRLSELVSLTRGQIFLSEYLIKVLGKNNKERIVPYPRSLNTLIEEYLVLRELEFGGEMSYFFATKKGKKVYEKLVYRVVKKYLTLVTTLEKKSPHVLRHSFATHLLNRGADLNAVKELLGHSNLAATQVYTHTTTDKLQSIYKQAHPRA; from the coding sequence ATGTCAAATCGGGAATCATTTCTGAAATACTTGAAATTCGAGAAAAGGTGCTCAAAGAATACCGTTGTAGCATATGAGAAAGACCTCGATCAGTTTGAAGAGTTTGTCTTCAGTACGGTCGGGGATTTTGATGTTAAAACGGTAGATACAAGGTTGATCAGGAGCTGGGTAGTTTATCAAATGAGTCAAGGGCTAACGGCAAAAACGGTAACTCGAAAAGTTACTTCGCTTAAAGCTTTTTACAAATACTTGCTGCGGCAAGAGATAATTCCGGTAAGCCCTGTTGATGGAGTGATAACACCTCGGGTTCCTAAAAAGCTCCCGATTTTTGTTGACGAGAATAGCTTGCATCATTTGTTGGATGACGGTTATTTTTCGAGAGACTTTGAAGGAGTTCGCGACAAGCTTATCCTAAGCCTGTTTTATGGAACAGGGATTCGACTTTCAGAATTGGTTAGCTTAACCCGTGGCCAAATTTTTCTTTCGGAATACCTGATAAAGGTGTTGGGTAAAAACAACAAGGAAAGAATTGTGCCCTATCCAAGAAGCTTGAATACCTTGATTGAAGAGTATTTAGTTTTGAGGGAATTGGAGTTTGGCGGAGAAATGTCGTATTTCTTCGCAACGAAAAAAGGGAAGAAGGTTTATGAGAAATTGGTCTATCGGGTCGTAAAAAAGTACCTAACATTGGTAACAACACTTGAGAAAAAGAGTCCGCACGTACTTCGACACAGTTTTGCAACGCATTTGTTGAATCGGGGGGCGGATCTGAACGCCGTTAAAGAGTTGCTGGGACATAGTAATCTTGCTGCTACCCAGGTTTATACTCATACAACGACGGATAAACTTCAAAGCATTTACAAACAAGCTCATCCGAGAGCCTAA
- the rpsU gene encoding 30S ribosomal protein S21 has protein sequence MIVIPVKEGENIERALKRFKRKFEKTGVIKELRGRQAYVKPSVERRAEVKKAIYIEQLQREED, from the coding sequence ATGATCGTTATTCCTGTTAAAGAAGGCGAAAATATCGAAAGAGCCCTTAAGAGATTCAAGAGAAAGTTTGAAAAAACTGGCGTAATCAAAGAGTTACGTGGAAGACAGGCCTATGTGAAGCCTTCAGTAGAAAGAAGAGCTGAAGTGAAAAAGGCTATCTATATTGAACAATTGCAACGCGAGGAAGACTAG
- a CDS encoding helix-hairpin-helix domain-containing protein — translation MKLHRIILEYFTFTKNERRGLFVLLFLILFFLLANQLIFYFETPGEADPEKFKQLIAMLEENEKNEVLETGELFLFDPNTIDSIQLDSLRLPHRVKQNLLKYRQKGGRLYKAEDIRKIYGMNDSIFDAVYPYVSIKKKQIVKKKNANSFISEKPTVSTVAKETPPKVEFERTFEINSATAKDLKLLSGIGNVLSKRIVKYRELLGGFYTLEQLHEVYGLKPETINNILPYLKIDTATIRKINVNFADVTEIARHPYVSWDQANAILDFRSKNGFIKDVRTIRLNNLMNEEEFKKITSYLKTKN, via the coding sequence GTGAAACTACACCGCATAATCCTGGAGTATTTTACGTTTACCAAAAATGAGCGACGTGGCTTGTTTGTCCTTTTATTTTTGATTTTATTCTTTCTACTGGCCAATCAACTCATCTTTTATTTCGAGACTCCCGGGGAAGCCGATCCTGAAAAGTTTAAGCAGCTCATTGCGATGCTAGAGGAAAATGAGAAAAATGAAGTACTGGAAACGGGGGAACTTTTTCTGTTTGATCCCAATACGATCGATTCTATTCAATTGGATAGTTTACGCTTACCGCATCGAGTCAAGCAAAACTTACTGAAGTATCGACAAAAAGGAGGGCGCCTTTATAAGGCTGAAGATATCCGGAAGATATATGGGATGAACGATTCTATTTTTGACGCAGTTTATCCCTATGTCTCCATTAAAAAGAAACAGATAGTAAAAAAGAAGAATGCTAATTCCTTCATTTCTGAGAAGCCTACGGTCAGCACGGTAGCAAAAGAAACCCCTCCCAAAGTTGAGTTTGAACGAACATTCGAAATAAATTCAGCAACAGCAAAAGATCTTAAATTGTTAAGTGGTATTGGCAATGTGCTGTCGAAGCGAATAGTAAAGTACCGGGAACTTCTTGGTGGTTTTTATACGTTGGAGCAACTTCATGAAGTTTATGGCTTGAAACCGGAAACCATTAATAACATACTTCCGTATCTGAAAATAGACACCGCAACTATTCGAAAGATAAACGTTAATTTTGCTGATGTTACTGAGATTGCAAGACATCCATACGTAAGCTGGGATCAGGCAAACGCCATTTTAGACTTCCGTTCGAAAAACGGATTTATTAAAGATGTTAGAACAATACGATTAAACAATTTGATGAATGAGGAAGAATTCAAAAAAATCACCTCTTATTTGAAAACTAAAAACTGA
- a CDS encoding sodium-dependent transporter, with protein sequence MSKQSKKGRAEFSSSFGVIAAAAGSAVGLGNIWKFPYITGVYGGAAFLFVYLGFILAIGLPIMLSEFIIGRKSHRNAFGAFKKLAPNSLWQYVGILGVGAAFMILAFYGVVAGWSIDYIVTALSNGFEDQSPDQLAVMFTSFIESPIQPVMYQLLFMVLTGAIVMLGIKDGIERNVKVMMPVLVVIIIILNIRAVTLPGAGEGLRFLFHPDFSKLTGEGVLSALGHAFFSLSLGMGTLITYGSYIDKKNNLLNTAVKVTIADTLIAILAGVAIFPAVFAFGIEPSSGPGLVFITLPNVFQQMPGGYIFAILFFLLLTVAALTSSISILEVVVAYFHEELKLKRKIATIFATALIALLGVICSLSMGIFKDYTFYDLNFFDLLDWISANLLLPLGGLFISLFIGWKFGRKKIRAEIENGGSISELLLSGFIFLVKFTAPIAIAIVFLSGIGLLKI encoded by the coding sequence ATGTCAAAGCAGTCGAAAAAGGGTCGGGCAGAGTTTTCGAGTTCATTTGGAGTAATAGCAGCAGCAGCAGGTTCGGCCGTTGGCTTGGGTAATATTTGGAAATTTCCCTATATAACCGGAGTTTATGGTGGAGCAGCCTTTTTGTTTGTTTATCTCGGCTTTATTTTGGCAATTGGTCTGCCGATCATGCTTTCCGAATTCATCATTGGACGTAAGTCGCACCGCAATGCATTTGGTGCGTTTAAAAAGCTAGCGCCAAATTCTCTTTGGCAATATGTTGGAATATTAGGTGTCGGGGCTGCTTTCATGATTCTGGCATTTTATGGGGTGGTTGCAGGTTGGAGTATTGATTATATCGTTACAGCGCTTTCGAATGGATTTGAAGATCAAAGTCCGGATCAATTGGCTGTCATGTTTACGAGCTTCATTGAGTCTCCAATACAGCCTGTTATGTATCAACTTCTCTTTATGGTGCTAACTGGCGCTATTGTTATGTTGGGAATCAAAGATGGGATTGAACGCAATGTGAAAGTAATGATGCCTGTTTTAGTCGTAATTATCATCATTTTAAATATTCGGGCAGTCACGTTACCGGGAGCAGGAGAGGGCCTACGTTTCTTGTTTCATCCGGATTTCTCAAAATTAACAGGGGAAGGGGTTTTAAGTGCCTTAGGACATGCATTCTTTTCGCTCAGCTTAGGAATGGGAACTCTTATCACGTACGGATCTTATATTGACAAGAAGAATAATCTACTCAATACTGCGGTTAAAGTTACGATAGCTGATACCCTGATTGCTATTTTAGCAGGAGTGGCTATTTTTCCTGCGGTGTTTGCATTTGGAATTGAACCCAGCAGTGGACCGGGACTTGTGTTTATTACTCTTCCCAATGTTTTCCAGCAAATGCCAGGTGGCTACATTTTTGCAATCCTTTTCTTTTTACTGTTGACGGTTGCTGCCTTAACCTCATCAATTTCTATTTTAGAGGTCGTTGTAGCTTATTTTCATGAAGAACTGAAATTGAAAAGAAAGATTGCAACGATTTTTGCCACGGCACTAATTGCGCTGTTAGGTGTAATTTGTTCTTTGTCGATGGGTATTTTCAAAGATTATACATTTTACGATCTGAACTTTTTCGACCTGTTGGATTGGATCTCTGCAAACTTACTTTTACCGTTGGGCGGTCTTTTCATTTCGCTGTTTATCGGTTGGAAATTTGGCCGTAAAAAGATACGAGCAGAGATTGAAAATGGTGGAAGTATTTCTGAGTTGCTACTTTCTGGCTTTATCTTTCTCGTGAAGTTTACTGCGCCCATTGCGATTGCCATTGTGTTTCTCAGTGGAATAGGATTGCTGAAAATATAG
- the fbaA gene encoding class II fructose-bisphosphate aldolase yields MSEKLFDNIKPGVVTGDDLQYLFKVAKEKQFAMPAVNVTTSSTINAVMEAAKVVDSPVIIQFSNGGAQFFAGKGLKLEGQAAPIAGAVAGAKAIHLLAEAYGVKVVLHTDHAAKKLLPWIDGLLDAGEKHFAETGKPLFSSHMLDLSEEPLEENITICKEYLKRMSKIGMTLEIELGITGGEEDGVDNSDVDNALLYTQPEEVCYAYEQLSEVSPNFTIAASFGNVHGVYKPGNVVLKPAILDASQKYISEKLGLGEKPVNFVFHGGSGSSNAEIREAISYGVIKMNIDTDTQWAYWDGVREFEAANRPYLQAQIGNPEGDEKPNKKYYDPRVWLRKGEEAEIARLKSAFEDLNCIGKN; encoded by the coding sequence ATGAGCGAAAAACTTTTTGATAACATCAAGCCAGGTGTAGTAACCGGAGACGACTTGCAATATTTATTTAAAGTTGCAAAAGAAAAGCAATTTGCAATGCCTGCAGTTAATGTAACTACTTCAAGTACTATTAATGCAGTGATGGAAGCTGCTAAAGTTGTTGACTCTCCTGTAATCATTCAATTCTCGAATGGTGGCGCACAATTTTTTGCCGGTAAAGGTTTAAAATTAGAAGGACAAGCAGCACCAATTGCTGGAGCTGTTGCCGGAGCAAAAGCAATTCACCTGTTGGCCGAAGCCTATGGCGTAAAAGTTGTTTTACACACAGACCACGCTGCAAAAAAATTACTTCCTTGGATTGATGGATTGTTAGATGCCGGTGAAAAGCATTTTGCTGAAACAGGCAAACCTTTATTTTCTTCTCACATGCTTGATCTTTCAGAAGAGCCTCTTGAAGAAAACATCACAATCTGTAAAGAGTATTTGAAAAGAATGAGCAAAATCGGTATGACTCTGGAAATTGAATTGGGTATTACCGGTGGTGAAGAGGATGGAGTTGATAATTCTGATGTTGATAATGCATTGCTTTACACACAGCCCGAAGAGGTTTGTTATGCTTACGAGCAGTTGAGCGAAGTTTCACCTAATTTTACTATTGCTGCTTCGTTTGGTAATGTACATGGTGTTTACAAACCAGGTAATGTTGTTTTGAAACCAGCTATTTTGGATGCTTCTCAAAAATACATTTCTGAGAAATTAGGTTTGGGAGAAAAACCTGTGAATTTTGTTTTCCATGGCGGATCTGGTTCATCAAATGCCGAAATCCGTGAAGCTATTTCATACGGTGTAATCAAAATGAATATCGATACAGATACACAATGGGCATATTGGGATGGCGTTCGTGAATTCGAAGCTGCTAATCGTCCATACTTGCAAGCTCAAATTGGTAATCCTGAAGGAGACGAAAAGCCAAACAAAAAGTACTACGATCCACGTGTATGGCTTCGTAAAGGCGAAGAAGCAGAAATTGCTCGATTGAAAAGTGCTTTCGAAGACTTGAACTGCATTGGAAAAAACTAA
- a CDS encoding BamA/TamA family outer membrane protein, with protein MTLNYSHYLDGKMRKEKLFLFLIELLITVSFFSCSSTKFVPDDKYLLNDTDVEIDNRSINKEELRTQIRQKENLKILGFLKFHLGLYNLSSEKKGEGWFKRIGEAPVIYDEFMMERSKEQLKLYLKNKGYYDAEVSSSVRYKGKKQKVNVTYHIEPGIPYRIRNYTYQIQDKNIESLILRDTTDQLIGGGNIFDVDVLNNERTRIANHLKNFGYYYFSENYITYLADTSLTGNPKLVDLLIEIADNDLEDEVDSIQPHKKYRVESYLITPDFVPVPIGDSKEATYQDTLVDPPYTFLYRDKLKHKPDLFYNINRIEDDPYYSLSNVEKTYRSLVQLRQFRVVNLSFEEVDTLVSDTVGILKSNFQLTALPRQGFSIDLEGTNSSGNLGIAGNLNYQHRNLFRGAEIFNLNLKGAVERQQRSGDDGNLDFNTREFGLEGSLTLPKFLNPIKRGRLFSYQVPQTIFSLGFNYQRRPDYTRTITNLKYGYNWKSSPIRSHFLNLLDFNFVNLYEFDDDFIKKIRDLYIKSSFTDHLISALNYTQINNNQNLKRRADYSYMKWSFESAGNLLSAYSNLLNRTKETSVDTIFGVETSYHEMLGVRYAQYLKGDFEYRYGHMVDDYNAIVGRAFIGVAMPYGNFDVLPFEKKYFSGGANGIRAWQVRSLGPGTYDAPSDAYPNQSGDIKLEANLEYRYRFVWRIEGAFFLDAGNIWAINKKDNRPGAQFYFDSFYKQIAVGTGMGLRFDFTYFIFRLDLGMKLRDPSLQAGKRSIIGNYPISAEHFNLTFAIGYPF; from the coding sequence ATGACACTAAATTATTCGCACTACTTAGATGGAAAAATGAGAAAGGAAAAATTGTTTTTATTTTTGATTGAACTGTTGATTACAGTCTCTTTCTTTTCTTGTTCTTCCACTAAATTTGTTCCCGACGATAAGTATTTACTGAATGATACTGACGTTGAAATAGACAATCGGTCAATCAATAAAGAAGAATTACGGACTCAGATTCGTCAAAAGGAAAACCTCAAAATATTGGGTTTCCTAAAATTTCATCTTGGCCTATACAATTTATCATCTGAAAAGAAAGGGGAAGGGTGGTTTAAACGAATTGGCGAAGCTCCTGTAATTTATGACGAGTTTATGATGGAACGTTCAAAAGAGCAACTCAAGCTTTACTTAAAGAATAAAGGGTATTACGATGCAGAAGTTAGCTCGAGTGTTCGTTACAAAGGGAAAAAGCAAAAGGTTAACGTTACCTATCACATTGAACCGGGAATTCCTTACCGGATTCGAAACTACACATATCAAATTCAGGATAAAAATATTGAGTCCCTGATTTTAAGGGATACGACAGATCAGCTGATTGGTGGAGGAAATATTTTTGATGTTGATGTGTTGAACAACGAACGGACTCGCATTGCCAACCACTTAAAGAACTTTGGTTATTACTATTTTTCAGAAAATTATATTACTTACCTGGCTGATACGAGTTTGACAGGAAACCCTAAGTTGGTAGATCTGCTTATTGAAATTGCCGACAACGATTTGGAAGATGAGGTCGATTCGATTCAACCACATAAAAAATACCGGGTCGAATCGTATTTGATTACTCCTGACTTTGTGCCGGTGCCGATTGGTGATTCAAAAGAAGCGACGTATCAGGATACCTTAGTTGATCCACCTTATACTTTTTTATATCGCGATAAACTGAAGCATAAGCCCGACCTTTTTTACAATATCAATCGAATTGAGGATGATCCTTACTACTCACTGTCTAATGTTGAAAAAACCTATCGCTCGTTGGTTCAGCTTCGGCAGTTTCGGGTTGTGAATCTTAGCTTCGAAGAGGTTGATACGCTTGTGAGTGATACCGTCGGCATATTGAAAAGTAATTTTCAGTTAACAGCACTACCCCGGCAAGGTTTTTCGATTGACTTAGAAGGTACGAACTCGTCGGGAAATTTAGGAATAGCCGGAAATTTGAATTACCAACACCGTAATTTATTTCGGGGTGCCGAGATATTTAACCTAAATTTAAAGGGCGCGGTTGAGAGACAACAACGCTCTGGCGATGACGGAAACCTGGACTTTAACACTAGGGAATTTGGTTTGGAAGGATCGCTAACACTTCCTAAGTTCTTAAATCCTATAAAACGCGGACGATTGTTTAGCTATCAGGTTCCTCAAACAATTTTTAGTCTGGGGTTTAATTACCAACGCCGTCCTGACTACACCCGAACTATTACTAATTTGAAATATGGCTACAACTGGAAGTCTTCGCCCATCCGGTCTCACTTTCTGAATCTTTTAGATTTCAATTTTGTTAACCTTTATGAGTTTGATGATGATTTTATTAAAAAAATTAGAGATTTATACATTAAAAGTAGTTTTACTGATCACCTCATTTCAGCACTCAATTATACCCAGATAAATAACAATCAAAACCTAAAACGTAGGGCAGATTATAGTTATATGAAATGGTCGTTTGAATCTGCCGGTAATTTGCTTTCTGCTTATTCGAACCTGTTAAATCGCACTAAGGAAACTTCAGTAGATACCATTTTCGGCGTGGAAACAAGCTATCACGAAATGCTCGGAGTAAGATATGCTCAATATCTGAAAGGTGATTTTGAGTATCGGTATGGGCACATGGTTGATGATTACAATGCCATTGTTGGACGTGCATTTATAGGAGTTGCTATGCCTTATGGCAATTTTGATGTGTTACCTTTTGAAAAAAAGTACTTCTCCGGTGGAGCTAATGGAATCAGAGCTTGGCAGGTTCGTTCGTTGGGCCCGGGAACATACGATGCACCGAGCGATGCTTACCCGAACCAGTCGGGAGATATTAAACTGGAAGCCAATCTGGAATATCGTTATCGTTTTGTTTGGCGAATTGAAGGTGCGTTCTTTTTGGATGCCGGAAATATTTGGGCCATCAATAAAAAAGACAACCGCCCTGGAGCGCAGTTTTATTTTGATAGTTTCTATAAGCAAATTGCCGTTGGAACAGGAATGGGGCTTCGGTTCGACTTCACCTATTTTATTTTCAGATTAGACTTGGGAATGAAGCTTCGTGATCCTTCTTTGCAAGCAGGTAAACGTTCCATTATTGGGAATTATCCAATCTCAGCTGAGCATTTTAACCTGACCTTCGCCATTGGTTATCCGTTTTAA
- a CDS encoding RNA methyltransferase — MLSKNKIKFIHSLNRKRTRENKKLFLVEGNKLVLEAITSKLPLKLLVATSDFYELNELDCNIAEEVVECSAEELKKTSMLQTPQQAMAVVHMPNNVLHLDQLTNQLSVALDFVQDPGNLGTIIRIADWFGIKHLLCSTDTVDCYNPKVIQASMGAILRVKIHYLNLEAILDNARNSQLPVYGTFLEGKNIYQSTLSSNGILVMGNEGNGISPAISDKIKHKIHIPSFAIGGYGSESLNVATAAAICCSEFRRRTSD, encoded by the coding sequence ATGCTAAGTAAAAATAAAATAAAATTCATCCACTCGCTCAACCGAAAAAGAACGAGAGAAAACAAAAAGTTATTTCTCGTTGAAGGAAATAAATTGGTTCTGGAAGCCATTACTTCCAAGCTACCTCTAAAACTATTGGTTGCTACCAGTGATTTTTATGAGCTGAACGAGCTTGACTGCAACATAGCGGAGGAAGTCGTTGAATGCTCAGCAGAGGAACTTAAGAAGACCAGTATGCTTCAAACTCCTCAGCAAGCAATGGCCGTCGTACACATGCCAAACAATGTCTTGCATCTAGATCAACTTACAAACCAGCTTTCTGTTGCTCTCGACTTTGTTCAGGATCCTGGCAATCTAGGAACCATTATCCGAATAGCAGATTGGTTTGGGATTAAACACCTCCTCTGCTCTACAGATACGGTAGATTGCTACAATCCCAAAGTTATTCAGGCAAGTATGGGTGCCATTCTTCGTGTTAAGATTCATTACCTCAATTTGGAAGCAATACTTGACAATGCACGCAACTCTCAACTGCCGGTTTATGGCACTTTTTTGGAAGGTAAAAACATCTACCAATCAACGCTCTCGTCCAATGGGATTTTGGTTATGGGAAACGAAGGAAATGGAATCTCACCCGCGATTTCCGATAAGATTAAACACAAAATTCATATACCTTCGTTTGCAATTGGTGGCTACGGATCGGAGTCGCTAAATGTGGCTACGGCTGCTGCAATTTGTTGTTCGGAGTTTAGAAGAAGAACTAGTGATTGA
- a CDS encoding FAD-dependent protein, producing MKKDLNISLTPKQASDEQFYCPIISQKLGVSDSDITSIVVRRRSIDARQRQIRINLGVTVYLGEEPEVSSVSYNYQNVEHKQAIGIVGAGPAGLFAALRLIEMGLKPIVFERGKNVSDRKRDIALIHREHIIDPDSNYGFGEGGAGTFSDGKLYTRSKKRGSVQKVLEVLVQFGADTEILIDAHPHVGTDKLPVVIRGIRKQIIASGGEIHFNSRVTDINLKGDRCTGLKLDNGESYDFNALILATGHSARDIYELLNRKGINLEAKTFAMGVRVEHPQALIDTIQYHQAQRGPFLPAATYSFVEQVKDRGVYSFCMCPGGFIVPAATAPGELVVNGMSASKRNSPFANSGLVVEVRPEDLREYQHHGVFAGLEFQKQIEKLCFMINGNTQFAPAQRLTDFVAGKKSSDLPESSYRPGLIASALHDKLPKRIASRLSEGIQQIDQKAKGFLSKEATAVGVESRTSSPVRIPRNENNLQHIRIKGLFPCGEGAGYAGGIASSAIDGERCAEAVAKMVF from the coding sequence GTGAAAAAAGATCTCAATATATCACTGACCCCCAAACAGGCATCGGATGAGCAATTTTATTGTCCTATAATTTCTCAGAAATTGGGTGTATCCGATAGCGATATCACTTCCATTGTTGTTCGTCGGCGATCCATTGATGCCAGACAACGACAGATCCGAATTAATTTGGGTGTGACTGTTTATTTGGGTGAAGAGCCTGAAGTTTCTTCCGTAAGCTACAACTATCAAAATGTTGAGCATAAACAAGCCATTGGCATCGTAGGTGCCGGACCGGCCGGTTTATTTGCTGCCTTGCGTTTAATCGAAATGGGCCTGAAACCCATCGTTTTTGAACGAGGAAAAAATGTAAGCGACCGAAAACGCGATATCGCGCTGATTCACCGGGAGCATATCATTGACCCCGACTCCAATTACGGATTTGGTGAGGGAGGAGCCGGTACTTTTTCGGATGGGAAACTCTATACGCGGTCAAAAAAGCGCGGAAGTGTGCAGAAGGTGCTGGAGGTTTTGGTTCAGTTTGGTGCTGATACGGAAATTTTAATTGATGCTCATCCGCATGTCGGTACCGATAAGCTTCCTGTCGTGATACGTGGAATTCGGAAGCAAATTATCGCATCGGGAGGAGAAATTCATTTTAATAGTCGGGTAACCGACATCAATTTGAAAGGTGATCGGTGTACAGGTCTGAAATTGGACAATGGCGAGTCTTATGATTTTAATGCGTTGATTTTGGCAACAGGTCACTCTGCTCGCGATATTTATGAGTTGCTGAACCGTAAAGGGATAAATCTGGAAGCAAAGACTTTTGCGATGGGCGTTCGCGTGGAGCATCCACAGGCATTGATTGACACTATTCAATATCACCAAGCCCAGAGAGGACCATTTTTGCCGGCTGCAACTTATTCGTTTGTTGAGCAGGTGAAGGATCGGGGTGTTTACTCATTTTGCATGTGCCCGGGCGGTTTCATCGTTCCAGCAGCGACAGCTCCGGGGGAATTGGTTGTTAACGGCATGTCGGCGTCCAAACGAAATTCACCTTTTGCCAATTCTGGTTTAGTGGTTGAAGTTCGACCAGAGGATTTACGCGAATATCAGCACCATGGGGTTTTTGCCGGATTGGAATTTCAGAAGCAAATAGAAAAGCTTTGTTTCATGATTAATGGAAATACTCAATTTGCCCCGGCTCAACGATTAACTGATTTTGTTGCAGGCAAAAAATCAAGCGACTTGCCGGAATCATCCTATCGTCCGGGATTAATTGCCTCTGCTTTGCACGATAAGTTGCCGAAGCGTATTGCCAGCCGCTTGAGCGAAGGCATCCAACAAATTGATCAAAAAGCAAAAGGTTTTCTTTCAAAAGAAGCTACGGCAGTTGGCGTCGAGTCGCGCACGTCCTCTCCGGTTCGCATTCCCCGAAATGAAAATAATTTGCAACACATCCGCATTAAAGGATTGTTTCCATGTGGTGAAGGTGCCGGATATGCCGGAGGTATTGCTTCGTCAGCCATTGACGGGGAGCGGTGTGCGGAAGCTGTGGCAAAAATGGTATTCTAA